CGCGTACGGCATGGCCGAAAACACCCTGATCGTGTCGTTGCGCGGGCGTCAGACCCTGGCGCTGAACAAGCGTGCGCTGGAGAAGAATCTCGCGCGGGTCGAGAAGGCCCAGCCCGAGAACAGCAACCAGGCCCCGGTGGTGAGCTGCGGCAAGCCCATCGACGGCAACGTGGTCCGCATCGTCGACCCGCAATCCGGGCAGGCGCTCGGGGAGGGCCGGGTCGGCGAGGTCTGGCTGGACGGGCCGTCCAAGGGCGGCGGGTACTGGAACCGCCCCGGGCTGACGGCGGAGGCCTTCGCCGCCCGCATCCCCGGCGACACCGAGCACACCTACCTGCGAACGGGCGACCTCGGCTTCCTGTACGAGGGCGAGCTGTTCGTCTGCGGCCGCAGCAAGGACCTGATCATCGTGCGCGGCGTGAACTGCTATCCCTCGGACATCGAGGGCATCGTGGAGCGGTCGGCCCCGCAGGTCCGCGGCGGCTGCGTCGCCGCCTTCGCGGTGGAGCACGACGACCGGGAGGGGCTGACAGTGGTGGCCGAGGTCCGCGACGAGCAGGCGCTGCCGGACGGCAAGGCATTGGCGCGCGCCATCCGCCGGCACGGCCACATCGACCCGCACGCCATCGCGTTCGTACCGCCGCACAGCATTCCCAAGACCACCTCGGGGAAGATCAGGCGCTCCGCCACGCGCCAGCTCTGGCGGGAGGGCAAGCTGCCCGTGCTGTCGACCTACGCGCATCAGCCGCACGACCGGGCGGACGCGAACCTCGGCCCGCTGGACCGGTTCCGCAACCTGATCGAGAGCTACGACCTCACGGGGCAGGAGGACTGCTCCTTCGCGGATCTGGGCATCGACTCCCTGGCGCTGGCCGAGCTGCGCGCCGACCTGCAGGGCCTGCTGGAAGAGCATGGCGCCGGGGAGCTGGCCGAGGAGGTCAACACGCGGCTGCTGCAGCGGCTGACGGTGGCCGAATTCTTCCGGCTCATCCGGCAATTCGGTGCGGGGTCCGGGCGGCCGCTGGACGCGCTGCGTCAGGCGCTGGACCAGATTTCGGCCGACTACGAGGCCTACGAAACCGCGCGGATGCGCGCCGACGCACGGCTTCCCCTGCCCGCGCTGCCCCCGGCGCGGCCCGGCGCGCCGACCGACATCCTGCTGACGGGCGCGACCGGGTTCCTGGGGCCGTTCCTGGTCGCCGGCCTGCTGGAGCGGACGTCGTTCACCGTCCACACGCTGATCCGCGCCACGGACGAAGCGCACGGGCTGGACCGGATCGTCGCGTCGCTGCGCAAGGCCCGGCTGTGGTCCCGGGCTCTAGAAGCCGAGGTCCGCGAGCGGGTGCGGGTGGTCTGCGGTGACCTCGCCGAGCCCCAGCTGGGCCTCGGCGAGGCGGGTTTCCGGCGGTTGGCCGAGAGCGTCGACGCCATCGTCCACAATGGCGCCCTGGTCAACTACGTCAGGACCTACGACGCCCTGCGGCCCGCCAACGTGATCGGGACGCACCAGCTGCTGCGCCTGGCCATGACCGCGCACCGCAAGGCCTTCCACCTGGTGTCCAGCACCTTCATCTACGGGTGGAGCGTCAAGCCGGTGGTCGGGGAGGCCGACGCCAACCTGGAGATGAACGCCCTGGACTTCGGCTACTCGCAGACCAAGTGGGTCGCCGAGCAGCTGGCCTTCGCCGCCCAGCGGCAGGGGCTCGACGTGCGCATCTTCCGGCCGTCGCTGATCTCACCGACCGGCGCGGGCTTCGGCAGCCAGGACGACATCCTGGTGCGCACCGTGGCGTTCATGATCGAGCACGGCATCGCCGCCAACGCGCTCAACCAGCTCAGCCTGCTGCCGGCGGACCTGATCGCCGACCACATCGTGGCGCTGCTGGACCTGCCCGCCGAGGCTGGCACGGTCTTCAACATGACCGCCGACGACTACTACAACCTGACCGACATCACCCGCATCCTGTCCGAGCGTTACGGCTACCGCTTCGTCTACCACGACATCGGATCGTTCGCCGCCGAGATGAACCGCCGGTGCACGACGCGGGACCCGGTCTACCCGCTGGTCGATTTCCTCACCCGATCGGCGGGCAAGATCGCGGCGATGCGGGACAAGCGCTACGGCAACACCCACTACCAACGTGCGCGCGCGCTGGCCGCGGTGCGCCTTCGTGAGCCGGCGCTCACGGAAACGGTCGAGAATCTCGTCCGGTTCTTGCGCAGTGAGCGCCTGATCACCGAGGCTGAGGCCGAGGCGCACCGCAGCGCCTAACCACCCGAGGGGGTCCCACATGTTCACCGTCGACGACCAGGCGACGGGTCCGCATGACGCCTCGCTCGACCATGAGCGGATCGTCCTGCAGGCGCGTGACGTCGACTTCGACTGGGCGCGGCTGCCGTTCTACTACGTGCCCGACGAGCCCTTCACCACCCACTTCTGCAACGTGCTGCACCTGCTGCTGCCGGCCGGCGAGGAGTTCATCGTCGAGGCGTTCAAGAACGCCTTGCCCCTGATCAGGGACGACCAGCTGCGGCTGGACGTGCAGGGTTTCATCAGTCAGGAGGCCATGCACTCCCAGGCGCATTCGGGGGTGCTGCACCACTTCGCGGCCAAGGGCGTCGACGTCACGCCGTTCACCGACCAGATGGCCTGGCTGTTCTCCCCACTCATCGGGGACCGGCCGCGGTGGGGCCGGCGGCGACGGCAGAGCTGGCTGCTCGAACGGGTGTCGATGGTGGCCGCCCTCGAGCACTACACCGCCATCCTCGGCGAGTGGATCCTCGACACCCCGCAACACGACGCGTTCGGCACCGACCCGACCATGCTGGACCTGCTGCGCTGGCACGGCGCGGAGGAGGTCGAACACAAGGCGGTCGCGTTCGACACCATGAAGCACCTGCGCGCCGGGTACTGGCGCCAGGTGCGCACCCAGCTGCTCGTGACGCCGGCGCTGCTGTGGTTGTTCATCCGCGGCGTGCGCTTCATGTACTCGGTCGACCCGCACTTACCGCCGGGCACCAAACCGCGCTGGCGCGACTACTTCAGCGCCGCGCGGCGGGGCCTGGTGCCCGGGCCCTTCCAGTTCCTGCGGGTCGTCGGCGCCTACTACACGCCGAGCTTCCACCCCTCAAAACTGGGCGGGGTGGGCCGCGCGGTCGACTACCTGGCCCGATCACCCGCCGCCCGCGCGGCACACTGAGTTCCGGGGGTATGCGCGAATGACTCGGTCCACCAACGTAATCGCCTCTGACGGCGTATCGCTGGCCGTCCATGCCCGCTCGGAGATCGACCGAGGGCGCCCGACGATCTTGGCGATCCACGGCTACCCGGACAACCACCACGTGTGGGACGGCGTTGCCGACGCGCTGAGCGGCCGCTACAACTTCGTGGCCTACGACGTTCGCGGCTCTGGTGATTCGTCCAAGCCGGCGCGGCGCTCGGGATACCGTCTGCCGCAACTGATTTCGGACATCGACGCGGTGATCGACAGCCTCGGGGTGAACGAGATCCACCTGCTGGCGCACGACTGGGGTTCCATCCAGGCGTGGGCCGCGGTCACCGACGACGCGGTCATGGATAGGGTCGCCTCGTTCACGTCGATCTCCGGTCCCCACCTGAACTACGCGGGCAGGTTCCTGCGGTCCGCCCGCTCACCCCGCGGCGTATTCGACGTGCTCAAGCAGGCTTTGGCGTCGTCGTACATCTGGTTCTTCCTGTGCCCGGGGATACCGGAGCTGGCGATCTGGTC
This genomic interval from Mycobacterium sp. SMC-2 contains the following:
- a CDS encoding thioester reductase domain-containing protein translates to METLIDHLHMREARTPDKTLFRFVDDGGRELEHYTYRSFSERTRELAAYLSAEAGLRAGDRALLIYPPGLEMVAAFYACARIGVIAVPVSPPLPMSFESGLAKLGFIARDCQAKAVLSTKQFEYDYRLLLNHLDGGSPWPDAQRPPELPWYATDGTQEFGGAPVPDTPGPVLFLQYTSGSTSDPKGVVVSHANVIANASAFTGGEVLVSWLPQHHDMGLISAYLFILLVGGTTHAMSPLDFLKRPSAWLRLISDVRATHTPVPNFALELCLREDKLPTSELAGLDLSSLQNIVVGAEPLRASTFARFRRRFAPYGLEPNALTGAYGMAENTLIVSLRGRQTLALNKRALEKNLARVEKAQPENSNQAPVVSCGKPIDGNVVRIVDPQSGQALGEGRVGEVWLDGPSKGGGYWNRPGLTAEAFAARIPGDTEHTYLRTGDLGFLYEGELFVCGRSKDLIIVRGVNCYPSDIEGIVERSAPQVRGGCVAAFAVEHDDREGLTVVAEVRDEQALPDGKALARAIRRHGHIDPHAIAFVPPHSIPKTTSGKIRRSATRQLWREGKLPVLSTYAHQPHDRADANLGPLDRFRNLIESYDLTGQEDCSFADLGIDSLALAELRADLQGLLEEHGAGELAEEVNTRLLQRLTVAEFFRLIRQFGAGSGRPLDALRQALDQISADYEAYETARMRADARLPLPALPPARPGAPTDILLTGATGFLGPFLVAGLLERTSFTVHTLIRATDEAHGLDRIVASLRKARLWSRALEAEVRERVRVVCGDLAEPQLGLGEAGFRRLAESVDAIVHNGALVNYVRTYDALRPANVIGTHQLLRLAMTAHRKAFHLVSSTFIYGWSVKPVVGEADANLEMNALDFGYSQTKWVAEQLAFAAQRQGLDVRIFRPSLISPTGAGFGSQDDILVRTVAFMIEHGIAANALNQLSLLPADLIADHIVALLDLPAEAGTVFNMTADDYYNLTDITRILSERYGYRFVYHDIGSFAAEMNRRCTTRDPVYPLVDFLTRSAGKIAAMRDKRYGNTHYQRARALAAVRLREPALTETVENLVRFLRSERLITEAEAEAHRSA
- a CDS encoding metal-dependent hydrolase gives rise to the protein MFTVDDQATGPHDASLDHERIVLQARDVDFDWARLPFYYVPDEPFTTHFCNVLHLLLPAGEEFIVEAFKNALPLIRDDQLRLDVQGFISQEAMHSQAHSGVLHHFAAKGVDVTPFTDQMAWLFSPLIGDRPRWGRRRRQSWLLERVSMVAALEHYTAILGEWILDTPQHDAFGTDPTMLDLLRWHGAEEVEHKAVAFDTMKHLRAGYWRQVRTQLLVTPALLWLFIRGVRFMYSVDPHLPPGTKPRWRDYFSAARRGLVPGPFQFLRVVGAYYTPSFHPSKLGGVGRAVDYLARSPAARAAH
- a CDS encoding alpha/beta fold hydrolase; translation: MTRSTNVIASDGVSLAVHARSEIDRGRPTILAIHGYPDNHHVWDGVADALSGRYNFVAYDVRGSGDSSKPARRSGYRLPQLISDIDAVIDSLGVNEIHLLAHDWGSIQAWAAVTDDAVMDRVASFTSISGPHLNYAGRFLRSARSPRGVFDVLKQALASSYIWFFLCPGIPELAIWSRVSVTVFAAVELIGRPRGGGRRRAATTRSARDYLNGLNLYRANMPAPFLAPGKKLPQTKVPVQVLVARKDYFVSPPLQRFTGAIPPNGRVVEIDGGHWVVSSHPEVIAQLTAEWVDQVTGIRQV